The DNA segment CGTTGCGGATTCCTGGGTATGCTTCATATGGAAATTATACAGGAACGTCTGGATAGAGAGTTTGATATGAACGTGATTACAACCGTACCTAACGTTCCGTATATCGTTCATACCAAAAAAGGTGAAAGGATGGAGGTGCATAACCCTTCAGGGCTTCCGGAGCCAACAGTTGTGGACCGCATAGATGAACCTTATATTCATGCTCAAATCATCACTAAATCGGAGTTTATAGGACAGATCATGACCTTGTGTTTGGCCAAACGAGGGGAGCTGGTGAAGCAGGATTACCTGACCTCCGATAGGGTTGAGCTAAGTTATAATATGCCTTTGGCCGAAATTGTATTTGATTTTTACGATAAGTTGAAAAGTATTTCGAAAGGTTATGCATCCTTCGATTATTATTCAACAGGATTTAAACAGGCCAAATTAATTAAGCTGGATATTCTTTTGAATGGAGAAAGTGTGGATGCATTATCCACCCTTATTCATTTTGATAATGCCTATACCTTAGGACGTAGAATGTGTGAAAAACTGAAGGAACTAATACCTCGCCAACAATTTGATATTGCTATACAGGCTGCTATTGGAACTAAAATTATAGCCCGTGAAACAGTAAAGGCAGTTCGTAAAGATGTGACAGCAAAATGTTATGGTGGTGATATCAGTAGAAAACGGAAGTTGCTGGAGAAACAGAAAAAAGGTAAGAAACGAATGAAGCAAGTGGGAAATGTTGAAGTGCCACAGAAAGCCTTCTTAGCTGTGCTGAAACTGGATTAGGATTGGAATTTTAATAGGATATAGGGACTTTGGTCGTGGACTAAAGGGGAATGTTAGCTGAACTCTGTCCTGTTGTTTTTTTACGATTTCAAATTAACTCATTATTTTTCTTTTAACCAATTTCTAAAAGCTTCATCGGGGAGCTTATGATTTTTGCCAAGGGCGGCTGAGGTACGAAGCCGTTTATATACCCTTGGCAGAACTCATAAGCGGACCTACCTTCGCTTTTATAATTTGGTGTGTGCTCACAGATTGATAACAAACCTCCCCTCAAACATGATACAAAGCTGCTGGGCTGTCAATGCCCAGTTCTGTATGGGTTGAGTCCACTTTTTCGATATGTTTTCGGTGGCCAGATAAATGAGTTTCATCAAAGCCATGTCGCTGGAAAACGCACCCTTGGTCTTGGTTACCTTGCGAACCTGCCTGTGGAAGCCTTCGACGGCGTTTGTGGTATAAATCAGCTTCCTAATGGGGGCGTCATATTTAAAGTAAGCGGACAGCTCCTCCCAGTTGTCGTTCCACGAGCGCAGCACCACGGGGTACTTTTTGCCCCACGTTACTTCTAGGTTAATCAGCTCGCTCTCGGCTTGTGACTTGGTTGGGGCTTGGTACACTTTTTTCAAGTCCTTCATAAATTCTTTCTGGTCTTTGGAGACCACGTATTTGAGCGAATTCCGAATTTGGTGTATCACGCACTTTTGAATTTCTGTATCGGGGAATATGCTTAATATCGCCTGTGAAAAACCCGTCAGATTATCCGTACAGGCAATCAGGATATCCTTTACTCCGCGGCTCTTTAGGTCTGTCAATACCGACAGCCAGAAGTTAGCGCCCTCGCTTTCGGAAATGTACATCCCTATGAGTTCCTTCCTGCCGCTTTTGTTGATAGCCAAAATATTGTATACGGCGCGCGATACTACCCTTCCCCCGTCCCTTACCTTGTAGTGCATAGCATCCATCCAAACAATGGGGTAAACATCGTCTAGGGGTCGGTTCTGCCACTCCTTGACCTGTGGGATCACCCTGTCGGTAATGTTGCTCAAAACGGTTGGGGAAACCTCAACGTCGTACATGTCCCGGATATATGATCCGATGTCACGTAGGCTCATACCCTTGCCGTAAAGGCTAATAATCTTGGGGGCAAGGCTGTCTGCCAAAACGGTCTGCCGCTTCTTTACTATTTCGGGCTCAAAATCCCCGTGGCGGTCATAGGGCGGTTCAATGTCCACACTACCGCCTTCGGATCTAACCGTTTTGTTACCCTTGCCGTTGCGCTTATTGCCCTGGGAGCGCCGCTCGGAGGTCAAATGCTCGTCCATCTCGGCCTCCAAAGCGCTCTCCAAAAACTCCTTTATAATGGGTGCAAAAACTCCACCCTTACCCGTCAGGGATTTACCGCTCTTTAACTGTTCGAGTGCCATATCACGCATAGCGATATACTCGGGGTTCAATTCTTTTTTTTCCATAATCCTCAAAAATATAATTTTTAAATTATGGACAGAGTTGAGTTTACAGTCTCGACTAAAGTCCCTTTTTTTTTATTTATTGGCCTATTTACACACCTGGCTATTTATTTGCTTATTGCTTAAGACTGTTCTCTCGTAAAAAAGCTATGGTAATTTTTAGAAACATTTAATGGATCACCAACTTCCTTTTGAAGTTTTTGAAACTGTTTAAAAAGCCTATCCATTACTTTCTTGTATTTTATGTCACTTGCCAGATCATTCATTTCTTCAGGATCTTCAACCATATTGTATAGTCTGACCACGTTGGCAAGTGGGTAAATAATCATTTTATATTTATCCGTTCGGATCATACGTTGATTGCTTAGGTAGGCACCATAAACAGCCTTATATCCTTTTTTAGAATTGTTTTTACAAAGAGGTAAAAGAGAATTGAAATCTACGTCTTTTATTACATTACTTCCTGCAATATCCAATGAGGTTGCCATAACATCCTGTAAATATACCTTTTCTTGGATGACTTTGCCTGCTTTAATGCCTGGGCCTGCTAATAGTAAAGGAACTCTGATACTGCGGTCGTACATATTTTGTTTGCCAACAAAGCCATGGTCTCCTAAAGCCAAACCATGATCAGCAGTAAAAATGATGTAGGTGTTTTTTGCTTTTCCACTCGCTTCAAGTGCATCCAATATACGGCCAATCTGATTATCCATGTGAGTAATAAGCGCGTAGTATTCTTGACGGTTTACTTTTATGGAATATGCTGTTCGTGGAAAAGGAGCTAATTTTTCATTATAATTTGATTTTAAATATATTTTGGCCATAATTTCGAACAGCCTTAATATGTATAGTTTTTCCAACGTTCTCTTGTAAAATGTCTTGTAGTTCAGAGGTGTTATGAACATCATTGTTGTTTACTTGCTGAATAATCCAGGTTTCAGAAAGACCGGCATCTAACCATGCTTTTCCTTTTAGGGGATCAATAGATCTGATAAAGCAACCCGTATTGTATCCGCCTGAGGCGTCGATTAAATCGGGATCATCAGCAATATTTACCATCAAAGCGCCATTGACCATCATTTTTATAGCCTTTGTCGCTTCTTTCTTTTGTGATCCTGTATATTTACCAGCCAACAATGTACTATACCAACTTGGATATTCTACCTTGTTTACTTTATTGAAGCGGGCTTCGTTCGTGAAACCTACAGGGTTTCCATTAGAATCAAAGGTCTGTGTTTTTATATGTGTCGACTGGGTAAGTTTAATAGTTCCAGAATATAAGGGGGAATGAATGGTAGGTTCAGAGCCGTCCACAGTAAAATGTAAAGTATATTTCTTTTTTCTCGAGATTTGCATTTACCTGAATAATGCTATCTGCCATATTCTCTTGGTTAAAGAGGTGTATTGGCTTGTCATCCAATACCATTGTTGAAATAAGTACTCTGTGGGGTATTTTTGATGTGGTTTGTTTTAATGGGCTGAAATAATTAACGCCATTCACACTACCAAAATAATAAGTATTTGTTTTTCTATCCCAATGGATACTGTTTCTGTTATATTTCTCATCAATTAAACCATCTGAAAACGTATAGGGTGTAAATTGACATAGCCAAGTGTTGGAAGGTTCATATTTTACAATACCTTTCCAAGTGCTCATCCATAAGGCACCATTCTCATCCGGTAAAATCCCCGATACATAATTATGTGTAAGTCCGCCTTCTTTGAAAAAACCGTGAAATGAAATATTTTCTGGCTTTGCAATGAATAGTTTGTTATTGGTGCAGCTGTATACGCCATCACTGGTACCTACCCAAAGGTTACCTTTTGAATCCTGGCAGATGGAGTGTATTGTGTTAGAACGAAATGTAGGTTGGTTGTCTTTTGTGAAACGAATAATAGATTTCTTTTTATCGATCAATAAAAGACCCGAACTCGCAGTTCCTACCTAAATACGCTTATTGTTATCTAAGTAAAATTGGATAACAGGCGAATTGTTTTTGGACCAAATTTTAACGATTGTAAATTCATTTTCAGAAAGTCGCTTCGCCTCCACGATCTTATTGCCTATTCCTATCCAGTAATTTCCTTCAATCTTTTTTAAAGGAAAGACCAGAAAGGCGAGCAATATCAGAAGTGGGAAATATTTCATTGCATCTTTTTTTCGCAAGACCCAACTTTTGAACATGATCCCTCAGTAGGAGGATCACCGTGAAAAAATACCCGATACAATCATAATGAGGTATCGGGTATTTTGGGTATTTTTTTGTCATAGATAATATCCATGACTCGTTTTATTGTTGTTGATAAATGCGAGACTTGGGTGGTAAAAATGTTTCCTATGTATGAATCATTATTGTACCATTAACTACATTACCAGTTTGTATCCCTTACCGTGAACATTTATGATTTCAACGGAAGTTTCTTCCTTCAGGTGTTTTCTTAATTTAGTAATATATACATCCATACTACGAGCATTGAAATAATTATCATCTACCCAGATAGTTTTTAGTGCAAAATTACGTTCAAGTACCTTGTTGGCATTATTACATAATAACTTAAGTAATTCGGACTCTTTCGTAGTTAGTTTAACAATTTCGTCACCTTCTATAAGTTGTTGTTTTTGAGTGTCGAATTTGTATTTACCCAACTGGTATACATCCTGAATTGCATTGGTTCCCTTTGTTCTTCTGATAATGGCTTCTAACCTAAAAAGTAGTTCTTCCATGCTGAAAGGTTTGGTGATGTAATCGTCTGCACCAATTTTAAAACCTTGAAAAACATCTTCCTTCATAGATTTTGCTGTCAGGAAGATAATAGGAATATCGGCATTGATTAAACGAATGTCCTTGGCTAGGGTAAAGCCATCCTTTTTAGGCATCATCACGTCTAAAACACAAAGATCGTACGTGTTTGCCGTAAATGCTTTGTAAGCTTCTTCTCCATCCGGACAAAGATCCGTTTCATATCCTTTAGCTTCCAGGTATTCTCGCAATAACATACCTAGGTTCTCATCATCTTCCGCTAAAAGAAGTTTGTATTCTTTTTCCATTCTTTTGTGCTTTTAATCGGTAAAAAGATTTCAAATTTTGTTCCTACGTTTAATTCACTTTTTGCAACAATGTTACCTCCGTGGTCATCCACAATCTTCTTTACATACGCTAGTCCTAGTCCAAATCCCTTAACGTTATGAACGTTCCCTGTTGGTACGCGGTAGAATTTCTCGAAGATACGGTTGAGGTTTTCCTTAGAGATTCCCATTCCATTGTCTTTAACAGAAATGACCACTCCATTATCTTTATTCCACGTTTTTACCTGTAAAATAGGAGTCCCTTTTCTGTACTTAAAAGCGTTATCAAATAAATTATAAATCACATTGGTAAAATGAACTTCATCAACATAAACAGTGCTATTTCTAGCATCCAAACTTTCTATTATTTTACCTTTTTTATTTTCTACTTTGAGCTTAAAGTTAGTAGAAACATTGTGAATTAAGTGATTTATGTCTAATTTTTTTATTTTAAGGCCTGATTTTCCCTTGTCAAAGATAGCCATTTGAAGCACTTTTTCTACCTGAAAGCTCAATCTTTTACTTTCATCCTGTATCACTCCTGATATATGTTGGAGTGTTTTGGGTGTTTTGGCAACACTGGGATCTTTTAACATTTGAGAGGCCAACGATATGGTTGAGATAGGTGTTTTAAATTCATGGGTCATATTATTGATGAAGTCATTTTTTATTTCATCAAGTCGTTTTTGCTTAAAAATAATCATAATGGTGATGATAGAAGTGAAGATCATTACCAGTGTGAAAGCGGCAGAAGGGATAAAAGTTGCAATGGATTGTACTACAAAATTGGGCCTTTCTGTAAAAAACAGATTTAAATGATGGGCCTCAGGGTGTGGGTCATTGGGGAATAAGTATTTTTGATAAATGGTCTTTGATTCATCTGGCTTATATCCTGTGGTAGCCATGGCCATTTTACCTTTGCCATCGTAAATGGCAAATTCAAATTGCAAGGTAATACCTCTGTCCTCCAGTTCTTTCATTAATAATACGTCTACCTTTTCTCTGTCAACACGTTCTGTGATAGTCCTTTTAGGAAAGAAGGTGTTCAAGATCATCTCTGCTTTGTCTTCAACCTTTGATTTGAGTTCGTCTTGTATGCTCAATAAAGCACTGGTAAGTGGACCAAATTTACTGGAACGGGTTGAAATAGGTGAGCGATTATCCAGACTGAAAATTAACGAGTCTTGGTTAAAGGTTTGAAGTGTGGTGCTGATATTGTTGTTTTGTAACTGAAAGCGAAATGATATGTCCAATATTTCATCATCACTTAAAGCGCTTTCTTGTTCTTCACCATTAAAGTACTTAGGGTCTCTTTGTAATTCCTTGGGAAGGTTTTTGGATGCTTGTATTTTTTTTCGATATTCTTTTTTAAGCGAGGTGGCAAGTTCTGAGTTTTCTTCGCGTTCAAGCCTTTCTATTACTTTGCCCATAGCTTGCTTCACTAATTTATCAAACTCTTGCTCTTTTCTTTTGCTGTCGTTTTTCATCCAAAGAGTTTGGATATAGATGATACCACCCAGACTAGCTGCTATGATAAATGATAAAAGATATATGTATTTTTTATTCATTCTTGTCTTTAACTTTATGGTGTATGCCTTTATTTTTGACATTTAACTGCTAGGTTGTCAAATTTTTAAGGCTTACAAAATGTACTTTTCACCATACTTAATGAAGTCAACGGAAAAGTTTTTGCAATATAGTTATTTGCACTTTAATATGGCAAATATAATGTGAGTTAAGTTGTCGCTTTTATGAATTATTTTGAATTGTTTTTTCTAAGGGAAACATTTTGTAGGGCTTCCATGGCTGCATTTTGTTGTGATTCCTTTTTAGAGGTGCCTTCGCCTCGGCCAAATACGATTTGTTCAACTTCAACAGACGAAACAAATAGAGGTACGTGGTGCAGAGTACCGGGTATTTCATCGGTAATAAATTGTATGTCTTTTTTGTTTTTCTGTCCCCATTCAATAAGTAATGATTTATAGTTACTGTCTTTGTTGGTTATTTCGTTTAGATTCACAAAGGGAATCAGTATTTTTTTTAGGATGAACTTGCGGCATTTTTGATAGCCCCCATCCACAAATATGGCTCCAATTAAGGCTTCTAAAGCATCGCCGGGAATATTGGTTTTTTCAAGAGATATTTTGGATTGGGATATGATTAGTTTGTTTAAGCCTATTTTATTGGCTGTTTCATTTAAAAAAGCACGATTAACAATTTTGGAGCGAGTCTTTGTTAAAAAACCTTCGTTTACGTATGGATATTTACTGTATAATTCTTGCGCAACAATGGCACCCAATATGGCATCGCCTAAAAATTCCAGACGCTCGTTATTGACCATTTTGCCAAGCTTATTTTTCTTCATGGCAGATTTATGAATTAATGATAACTCATAAATATTCAGGTTTTTAGGATAAAAACCAACCATGGATTTTAATAACAAATAAAGCCTTCTCCTTTGAGGAGAAAGCTTTATCCTGTTCAATAATATTTTTATCACAATCGATTAAATTGCTTTAAATATAACAGATGCATTATGACCTCCAAAACCAAATGTGTTTGATAAGGCAACATTAACTTCGCGTTTTTGTGCCTTATTAAAAGTCATGTTTAATTTAGGGTCGATCTCAGGATCATCCTCAAAGTGGTTAATTGTAGGAGGAACAATATTGTGTTTGATCGCTAAAATACATGTAATAGACTCAACAGCTCCTGCTGCACCTAAAAGGTGTCCAGTCATTGATTTTGTTGAGCTGATATTTAAATCGTATGCATGTTGACCAAAAACTTCTTTGATGGCAATGGTTTCAGCAATGTCTCCACGAGGAGTAGCTGTACCATGAACATTGATATAATCAATATCTTCTGGTTTAGTACCGTTGTCTTTCAAGGCCATCAACATAACATTTTTGGCTCCGATACCATCGGGATGTGGAGCTGTCAAGTGGTATGCGTCGGCAGTCATTCCTGTACCTACTACCTCACAATAGATTTTAGCACCGCGTTTCACCGCATGCTCATATTCTTCCAATATCAATGATGCACCTCCTTCTCCCATTACAAAACCATCACGGTCTTTGTCAAAAGGACGAGAAGCTGTTTTGGGATCATCGTTACGGGTTGAACAAGCTTGCATTGAATTAAAACCTCCCATACCTGCTTCACTGATGGCTGCTTCTGAACCTCCAGTAACAAATGCTTTTGCTTTACCTAAACGTATAAGGTTATAGGCATCACTAATCGCATTAGTGGAGGAGGCGCAAGCCGAAACGGTATTGAAATTGGGGCCTCTAAATCCGTATTTCATTGAAATATGACCAGCAGCAATATCGCCAATCATCATTGGTATAAAAAATGGGCTGAAACGTGGAGTACCATTGCCTTCCACAAAACCCTTAACCTCTTTTGTAAATGTTTGAATTCCACCAATACCAGCACCCCAGACAACACCTACCTCATCGTGGTTGATGCTTTCGTGGTTGATGCCAGAGTCTTGAACAGCCTGCTCAGCTGCTATCATAGCAAACTGAGCAAACATGTCAAGTTTTCTTGCTTCTTTGCGATCAAAATATTCATTCGGATCGTAATTTTTTACTTCGCAAGCAAATTTTGTCTTGAAATTGGTGGCGTCAAATCGAGTAATGGGTGCGGCACCGCTTACTCCTTCAACCAGGTTCTTCCATAGTTCATCAATGGATTTACCCAAAGGAGTGATGGCTCCTAATCCCGTTACTACTACTCTTTTTAACTCCATAACTTCGTTTAAAATGTAAACTTCGTTTAATTTAGCTTACTTAGCATTTTCCTCTATATAAGAGACGGCATCGCCTACGGTGCCAATGTTTTCCGCTTGATCATCAGGAATTGCGATATTGAATTCCTTTTCAAACTCCATGATCAACTCAACAGTGTCAAGAGAGTCAGCTCCTAAATCATTTGTGAAGCTTGCTTCAGTTGTAACTTCAGTTTCGTCAACTCCTAGTTTGTCTACGATGATTGCTTTTACTCTTGATGCAATGTCAGACATAGCTTTTAATTTTAAGTTAATAATTAAAATTTATTGATTAAAATAACTTTGCAAAGGAAAAAAAATCGGCATAATCAGCCAAATATTATTTCAATAAAATCATTTCGGGACGTTTTTTTTCTAATTTTGAGCACTGTAAAATCGCTATTAATAAACCTATATATAACAGGAAATGAGTAAGGTTGCAATTTTTGCCTCGGGGTCTGGAAGTAATGCAGAAAACATTGTAAAATATTTAAAAGAGAGGTCTAAATCGGTCGATTTTCACTTTTTTACCAACAACAGTAATGCTTATGTCAATGAGCGAGCGCTTAAATTGGATGTTGGCATCACTTTATTTTCGCGTGAAGCGTTTTATCAATCGGATAAAATAATCCGACTTTTAAAACAAGAAGAGTTTGATCTTATCGTATTGGCAGGTTTTTTATGGTTGATCCCCGAAAATTTGGTGGAAGCTTTTAAGGGACGTATTATTAATATACATCCAGCCTTGTTGCCTAAGTATGGTGGAAAAGGAATGTATGGTAAAAAAATTCATGAGGCTATTGTTGCCAATCATGAAGATGAAACGGGAATCACCATTCATTTTGTGGATGCTAATTATGATGAAGGAAAGATTATCCAGCAGGTTTCATGTGAAGTATTGCCATCGGATACGGCTGATGATGTGGAGGCCAAAGTGCATGCCTTGGAGTATGAACACTATCCTAAGGTCATTGCACAATTATTGGACTTATTGGAATAGTTGAGAGATACTGCTTGGTACATTGTATGTATGTCTAATTTTTTTGGAGAGGTTTGTATTAGTCGGGATTTATTTCTATATTAAAAAGAAAATGTCTACGCTTTTAGATGCTGCTTATATAACCGATAAATTGGGTATCGACCTTCCATTGATTGCTGTTTATGATGCCCCTCATGATGCTTCTTTTGAGAGAGTGATTGTACCGGTGGCGCATCGAAGAACTTGTATTTTTGCCTATTTCAATGCTTGGATGCGAGGACAGACTTTAATGTTGACCTCTGCCAATTGTGGTTGTAAAGATTGTAGTTACTGGTTGTTGGGTAAGGAGAATAGGAGTAGAAAGGATCTTATTGAATTGCTGGTGGGAGAGGAAGGCGTGAAGTGTTCGGACGAAATAGCTGCCGCTTGGTTGAATGCGACACCTCATTATCGCCCCAAACACACATGTTTGTATATTGGATTTTTAAAGAACGCTATGATAGAGTATCTTAAAACGGTTACTTTCTTTGTAACCCCCGATCAGTTGAGTGCTTTAGTTGTGGCGGCAAATTATCATGTCGGCTCGCAACAGGTGAGCCCAGTGGAAATCCCTTTTGGATCGGGGTGTATGCAACTGCTAGCTCCAGCTTCTGCGCTTGAAAAACCCAAGGCGGTGCTTGGAGCCTCAGATTTGGCTATGCGCAAGTACTTACCTGATAATGTGATGGCTTTTACTGTTAATGGAAAGATGTTTGAAATCCTTTGCTCCATTGATGATAATAGCTTTTTAAATAAAGCCTATTTACGTGAGTTGATGGAGTTCAGAAAATTTTCAAAATCCTCTGAATAGCTGAGGTATAGGTCAAGTTGTCTTGAGGGCCTTTTGTACAGCTATTCTTCTTATGCCTGTTTTATCATTGTTTCACAGGAAGCGATAAGTTGTCAATGGATTCTTTTAAGGGTTTGTAGAACTCTTTGAATCTTCTCATATCCTCTTTCTTTACGGGTTCAACTGGTGGTGCTTTTACCTTTAATGGATCAATGGGTTTACCATTTTTGAAGACTCTGAAGTCAAGATGCGGACCCGTTGAAAGACCCGTTGATCCCACATAAGCGATTAGTTCTCCTTGTTTTACTTTTTTGCCTTTGACAATGCCT comes from the Saccharicrinis fermentans DSM 9555 = JCM 21142 genome and includes:
- a CDS encoding IS256 family transposase — protein: MEKKELNPEYIAMRDMALEQLKSGKSLTGKGGVFAPIIKEFLESALEAEMDEHLTSERRSQGNKRNGKGNKTVRSEGGSVDIEPPYDRHGDFEPEIVKKRQTVLADSLAPKIISLYGKGMSLRDIGSYIRDMYDVEVSPTVLSNITDRVIPQVKEWQNRPLDDVYPIVWMDAMHYKVRDGGRVVSRAVYNILAINKSGRKELIGMYISESEGANFWLSVLTDLKSRGVKDILIACTDNLTGFSQAILSIFPDTEIQKCVIHQIRNSLKYVVSKDQKEFMKDLKKVYQAPTKSQAESELINLEVTWGKKYPVVLRSWNDNWEELSAYFKYDAPIRKLIYTTNAVEGFHRQVRKVTKTKGAFSSDMALMKLIYLATENISKKWTQPIQNWALTAQQLCIMFEGRFVINL
- a CDS encoding sulfatase/phosphatase domain-containing protein — its product is MAKIYLKSNYNEKLAPFPRTAYSIKVNRQEYYALITHMDNQIGRILDALEASGKAKNTYIIFTADHGLALGDHGFVGKQNMYDRSIRVPLLLAGPGIKAGKVIQEKVYLQDVMATSLDIAGSNVIKDVDFNSLLPLCKNNSKKGYKAVYGAYLSNQRMIRTDKYKMIIYPLANVVRLYNMVEDPEEMNDLASDIKYKKVMDRLFKQFQKLQKEVGDPLNVSKNYHSFFTREQS
- a CDS encoding chitobiase/beta-hexosaminidase C-terminal domain-containing protein encodes the protein MDGSEPTIHSPLYSGTIKLTQSTHIKTQTFDSNGNPVGFTNEARFNKVNKVEYPSWYSTLLAGKYTGSQKKEATKAIKMMVNGALMVNIADDPDLIDASGGYNTGCFIRSIDPLKGKAWLDAGLSETWIIQQVNNNDVHNTSELQDILQENVGKTIHIKAVRNYGQNIFKIKL
- a CDS encoding two-component regulator propeller domain-containing protein, whose amino-acid sequence is MIDKKKSIIRFTKDNQPTFRSNTIHSICQDSKGNLWVGTSDGVYSCTNNKLFIAKPENISFHGFFKEGGLTHNYVSGILPDENGALWMSTWKGIVKYEPSNTWLCQFTPYTFSDGLIDEKYNRNSIHWDRKTNTYYFGSVNGVNYFSPLKQTTSKIPHRVLISTMVLDDKPIHLFNQENMADSIIQVNANLEKKEIYFTFYCGRL
- the rprY gene encoding response regulator transcription factor RprY, whose amino-acid sequence is MEKEYKLLLAEDDENLGMLLREYLEAKGYETDLCPDGEEAYKAFTANTYDLCVLDVMMPKKDGFTLAKDIRLINADIPIIFLTAKSMKEDVFQGFKIGADDYITKPFSMEELLFRLEAIIRRTKGTNAIQDVYQLGKYKFDTQKQQLIEGDEIVKLTTKESELLKLLCNNANKVLERNFALKTIWVDDNYFNARSMDVYITKLRKHLKEETSVEIINVHGKGYKLVM
- a CDS encoding sensor histidine kinase, giving the protein MSKIKAYTIKLKTRMNKKYIYLLSFIIAASLGGIIYIQTLWMKNDSKRKEQEFDKLVKQAMGKVIERLEREENSELATSLKKEYRKKIQASKNLPKELQRDPKYFNGEEQESALSDDEILDISFRFQLQNNNISTTLQTFNQDSLIFSLDNRSPISTRSSKFGPLTSALLSIQDELKSKVEDKAEMILNTFFPKRTITERVDREKVDVLLMKELEDRGITLQFEFAIYDGKGKMAMATTGYKPDESKTIYQKYLFPNDPHPEAHHLNLFFTERPNFVVQSIATFIPSAAFTLVMIFTSIITIMIIFKQKRLDEIKNDFINNMTHEFKTPISTISLASQMLKDPSVAKTPKTLQHISGVIQDESKRLSFQVEKVLQMAIFDKGKSGLKIKKLDINHLIHNVSTNFKLKVENKKGKIIESLDARNSTVYVDEVHFTNVIYNLFDNAFKYRKGTPILQVKTWNKDNGVVISVKDNGMGISKENLNRIFEKFYRVPTGNVHNVKGFGLGLAYVKKIVDDHGGNIVAKSELNVGTKFEIFLPIKSTKEWKKNTNFF
- the rnc gene encoding ribonuclease III; the protein is MIKILLNRIKLSPQRRRLYLLLKSMVGFYPKNLNIYELSLIHKSAMKKNKLGKMVNNERLEFLGDAILGAIVAQELYSKYPYVNEGFLTKTRSKIVNRAFLNETANKIGLNKLIISQSKISLEKTNIPGDALEALIGAIFVDGGYQKCRKFILKKILIPFVNLNEITNKDSNYKSLLIEWGQKNKKDIQFITDEIPGTLHHVPLFVSSVEVEQIVFGRGEGTSKKESQQNAAMEALQNVSLRKNNSK
- the fabF gene encoding beta-ketoacyl-ACP synthase II gives rise to the protein MELKRVVVTGLGAITPLGKSIDELWKNLVEGVSGAAPITRFDATNFKTKFACEVKNYDPNEYFDRKEARKLDMFAQFAMIAAEQAVQDSGINHESINHDEVGVVWGAGIGGIQTFTKEVKGFVEGNGTPRFSPFFIPMMIGDIAAGHISMKYGFRGPNFNTVSACASSTNAISDAYNLIRLGKAKAFVTGGSEAAISEAGMGGFNSMQACSTRNDDPKTASRPFDKDRDGFVMGEGGASLILEEYEHAVKRGAKIYCEVVGTGMTADAYHLTAPHPDGIGAKNVMLMALKDNGTKPEDIDYINVHGTATPRGDIAETIAIKEVFGQHAYDLNISSTKSMTGHLLGAAGAVESITCILAIKHNIVPPTINHFEDDPEIDPKLNMTFNKAQKREVNVALSNTFGFGGHNASVIFKAI
- a CDS encoding acyl carrier protein; its protein translation is MSDIASRVKAIIVDKLGVDETEVTTEASFTNDLGADSLDTVELIMEFEKEFNIAIPDDQAENIGTVGDAVSYIEENAK
- the purN gene encoding phosphoribosylglycinamide formyltransferase, which encodes MSKVAIFASGSGSNAENIVKYLKERSKSVDFHFFTNNSNAYVNERALKLDVGITLFSREAFYQSDKIIRLLKQEEFDLIVLAGFLWLIPENLVEAFKGRIINIHPALLPKYGGKGMYGKKIHEAIVANHEDETGITIHFVDANYDEGKIIQQVSCEVLPSDTADDVEAKVHALEYEHYPKVIAQLLDLLE
- a CDS encoding DUF169 domain-containing protein translates to MSTLLDAAYITDKLGIDLPLIAVYDAPHDASFERVIVPVAHRRTCIFAYFNAWMRGQTLMLTSANCGCKDCSYWLLGKENRSRKDLIELLVGEEGVKCSDEIAAAWLNATPHYRPKHTCLYIGFLKNAMIEYLKTVTFFVTPDQLSALVVAANYHVGSQQVSPVEIPFGSGCMQLLAPASALEKPKAVLGASDLAMRKYLPDNVMAFTVNGKMFEILCSIDDNSFLNKAYLRELMEFRKFSKSSE